The nucleotide sequence AGTTGGTCAAacttgtttatttgtgttgttcTCTGATATTTATAGAATATTTTTTAATCCCAAACATTGTTCATTTTGATATAAAGTATTTTCTCATTCTATTTTGGTGTTTTACAGTCCGGTCATCATGAAAGCTCTGAAGTGGACTTTCTGCATTCATTGTGGATTTTAATTTTAGGGTTAAGAATTTCCAAACAAATAGTCCAATACAAAAAGCTTTCCATGATCTTGATGATTGTTTTCACCTATTTGCCAAACGACATACTGCTGTGCCAAACAACATACTGCTGTGCCAAACGACATACTGCTGTGCCAAACGACATACTGCTGTGCCAGTCAGGTCACACTCAAAATAAGATCCTCACATGTTTTGCATGTGAATTCTCTTTTTATCTGGATCCAACCTTGTGAACATGCTACACTTGTGGAATCCCTCAAACTACTCAGGAGCCCACAttgcttcatttttatttgagggataaactttttttttttttttttgggggggggggggttcaactGTAAAACATGAGTTCAACAAAGAAGACGGTGATCGACTTCAGGATGTGGACATTACCACACCCACCGGTGAACACCCAGGGAGAGGTCATTGAAACAGTGGACAGTTTCAAGTACCTGGGTGTTCACctcaacaataaactggactggtcccacAACACCAACGGTCTGTACAAGAAGGGCCAGAGTCGCCTCCACCTTCTGAGGGGACTGAGGTCCTTCGCAGTGTTCTGGCCTCTGCTCAGGACCTTTCATGACTCTGTGGCAGCCTCTGCTGTCCGCTACACCGCCGTCTGCTGCTGAGCCCCGGGCAGCACAGAGCGGGACAGAAAAAGACTCAACAAGCTGGTCAGAAGGGCCAGCTCTGTTCTGGGCTGcactggactctgtggaggatgtgGGTGAGAGGAGGATGTTGGCCAAGCTCACATCCATTATGGACAACAGCTCTCACCCACTGCACCgcacggtggaggagctgagcagctccttcagtggccgACTGAGACAcccctcagtgcaggaaagaacaggtccttcatccccaccgctgtcaggctGTACAATTCCACTGAGTAGAATATGAATAATAACCCTGGACAGTAAGTTACCCTGCAACCACGGTCACTTTTTAACCCCTATAAGCAGTTATGAACACTTTATTATGCCACTCATTCTGCTGCACTATGACATACTTGTACATATTTGTGTATAATATAGTTACTGTTGTATTTTAagattaatgatgtaaataaagtTAGATCTTTTACTTCTTTAATATTTCAATTCTGACTCTTATTAAGCTTTGCACTGTGACTTGttatttttgtacatttcatcacttttttgCACCGacacccacccccccacccccccaccgtgtgtgttcTACGATCCtttgaaactgtaattttctccatggtgagatgaaaataaagtttattctaTTCTAAGGGAAGGGCAGTGTGTGTCCTTGTTTTAATCTGTCTTTCTGGGTTGAAAGTCACGATAAGTGCAGTCTGATCCTTCTGTCGGGAAGAAATTGAAGGGCAATGACTACAAGCCTGAAGATGCAGCTGTGGGGTGACAATTACAAAAATTTGTGTTTCATGTTCCTATTTGGTGCCAGCGGGGATTCCGTGTGGGTTGATGTGCTATAGAAGTTAATATGTCAAACAGAACATTGAGGTTAAAGTTTGTGCATATGTATTTGAGTGACCATGTGCGTGTCTCCCTGGAGcatattttccttttcctcagatcagaactgTTTCTTCAAGCTATATTAAAGAATGGGAGAAGTGACTGGACAAAACAGAGTCAGATTACTGTTTTCCTTTGCATACTGAACATGATTTCTCTGTTAGTTAAAATTCAAACCAGACTCAAAGTCTTCAATTCTGTTCTTGAAAATCAGCAGTTACGAGAATTTCCATCTGAATCTCAAGATGAACATACTTTTCAAAGTATTTTTCATGGTAATAAAGACTCAAGAACAACAACCATTTCGTTCACATGTATTTATTAGATCCAGTTATAAAAGTACAAATGAAATTAGTAGTTTAACGCTCATTTGACAGTAACCATGACAGTTATATAGTCCATCATCAGGAGCTTCAATCCATGTGTTCAGGTTTGTCctgtgtgtcattgtgtgtgtgtgtgctgctgtcttcagcctgtgaacacacactgtgctgtgtttcctcctcggAGCTGCTCCTGATAGTcagctctctctccacctcctcagcaggAGTCTTGGCTGCCTGAATGTGGAGCTTTCCGTCTGGAGACAGGCAGCAGGTGACAGCTTCAGGGTTGGTCCCTTCAGGCAGATCAAACTCCTGTCTGAACTCCTGCAGCCTGTAAGAGGACCAGCCTTTCCcgtcctcctgcttcttctccGTCTTCCCGCTGACTCTCAGCTTCCTGCCCACCTGCCTGACAGACAGCTCCTCTGGGGAGAAGCCTTGAGTGTCCAGGGTCAGGCCGAAGTGATCCCCCTCTTTGTCCAGCTGGTAGGAGGCTGGTTGTTGGGCCACGCTGGTTTGGAAAGGCTCCGTCTGCTCCAGGAAGTTGTGTTGAAGTCTGTCCATCAGCTGCAGACTGCCGAGCAGCTCCTGGAGGTTCCTCTGCAGGagatgctgctggtggagcagaggtCTGACCTCTGGCCGCAGGCTGCGCACAGGCAGGTAGACGTCCACGAATGGACTGAGGACGGGCTGGAGTCCATGAGAGCACAGCATCTTCTCTGAGTTCAGGGCTGAGTCTTCTTGTTGTCAGATGAAATTCTCTTCcagtgtctcttctctcctgagTTGCTTTCTGGCTCCGCAGTGAGACTGTCTCAGCTTTTAAACTCTGTCTGGAGCAGAGCCAGAAGCTTCAGGAACTTTCTGGTTGTTACCAGATGTCTCCACTGGGTGGTGCTGTTTCATGAGGACATGGAGGCACCTCGAAGCATCCAGTGAAATTCAAACGAAtgtaaatacttaaaaaaaaaacattactgtATATAGCTTTTTCAGTCTGACTTTTTTGTGTTAGTTCATCCGAATATCAATATTCTTGTTCTTTCTTATGtattaaaaaatacaaaggaTATTGTAAATTTCTTTGATGTAGTAAATTTTATATCAAACGTCAGGTTCTGTCAAATACTGAATAATAAGGAAGACTTCAAATCTTTAAAAGCCAGTTTCATTACATGATACACGAATCACCATCGAGTTAAAAAGCCATaaccttttatttgttttgatggtGAAATATCTCACcatgaaatcacatttttcaacTATAATTCCTATTTCCACTGACAAAATATTTCCTCTGTTCAAAAAGTTACACCAAAGAACTTATTTCTAAATATACTGTACCAAAACATTGAGAATATGTTTCTCTTCATATGAATTGTTTGTGATTATTCTGTCTGAAGAGAAACTGACTATATTGGTGAATTTCTGGACAGAATCACTTTTACTCATATCAAATCATAAAGAAAAAGACCtcacaagaaaataaatcactCAATTCTACACAGCCGACAGAAGGGAAAAATGACCACAGTGAAACAGCACCATCCAGTGGAGACATCTGGTAACAACCAGAAAGTTCCTGAAGCTTCTGGCTCTGCTCCAGACAGAGTTTAAAAGCTGAGACAGTCTCACTGCGGAGCCAGAGAGCAActcaggagagaagagacactgGAAGAGAAGTCCATCTGACAACAAGAAGACTCAGCCCTGAACTCAGAGAAGATGCTGTGCTCTCATGGActccagcctgtcctcagtCCATTCATGGACGTCTACCTGCCTGTGCGCAGTCTGCGGCCAGAGGTCAGacctctgctccaccagcagcatctCCTGCAGAGGAACCTCCAGGAGCTGCTCGGCAGTCTGCAGCTGATGGACAGACTTCAACACAACTTCCTGGAGCAGACGGAGCCTTTCCAAACCAGCGTGGCCCTACAACCAGCCTCCTACCAGCTGGACAGAGAGGGGGATCACTTCGGCCTGACCCTGGATGCTCGAGGCTTCTCCCCAGAGGAGCTGTCTGTCAGGCAGGTGGGCAGGAAGCTGAGAGTCAGCGGGAAGACggagaagaagcaggaggacgGGAAAGGCTGGTCCTCTTACAGGCTGCAGGAGTTCAGACAGGAGTTTGATCTGCCTGAAGGGACCAACCTTGAAGCCGTCACCTGCTGCCTGTCTCCAGACGGAAAGCTCCACATCCAGGCAGCCAAGACTcctgctgaggaggtggagagagagctgACTATCAGGAGGAGTTccgaggaggaaacacagcacagtgtgtgttcacaggctgaagacagcagcacacacacacaacgacacACAGGACAAACCTGAACACATGGACTGAAGCTCCTGATGATGGACTATATAACTGTCATGGTTACTGTCAAATGAGTGTTAAACTACTAATTCCATTTGTAATTTTATAGCTGGATCTAATAAATATATGTGCACAAaatgattgttgttgttgacttTTCATCCAAATGACAATAATTTCAGAATGGTCTCTTATCTTCTTCAAGACATTGATTAGATTTTTCTGTAAGTCTTCTTGTTTAAACACTTTCATTAAAAGACATGACATTATCCATAAATATCCATGTGAACTGACTGTGAGTCTTCTTCCTCAGCTTTTTGTCCAGTCCTTCTTTCATGTTAAATACACCTTTTGCCAGAGTTCCAGCACTTTGCTTCCATCATTCACACAGCTTCAGAGGCGGAGCGTGcttctcagtacagagggggcggattATTCTCAGGCCCTTATGATCGTAATTTTACCgatcaaacaatacctcatcctaccatcaaacaacacagtAATGCAcatttattgagccaagcaaacctatatgcctaagaaagcagaataaagtcgcaaaccagttcacaaatttgttctgaagaacaaatatacatacgcacgcacacacaaatgcaacCTGACAGGCGTCAATATCatagcgtccgctgtccatggtgctgaaagatcagataaaaagtcacgggctaaatctgtaccatttTTGatgcagcttaaatataaaatgaacacagctggtctaaaattataCAAtttattcagatagatatagagaGCCATCtgtatcttttggaattcacgtatattagaaaaaaaaagactctgtggtctcttatagttgagagcaacacaaggcacattcaaataggcaggtgtttaagaccacagcattctgataaagataatatttttgaaggtttcactgattCACCAATGGctcgatgttaggttttgggtagtaccgctagcggctagcatagtgtttagcatactgtttaacttccctccaatgagttcagatcaagtgcaaataAAAACCTCGTTACCGcgcagccaatcagtgctggcttacagctctgatgcattcatggacattCGTAAattaagaattggcaaattggagcccacactcatatgcgtataccttctcgcacacacatcacattttattataataactaatttacgattaaatgtgaacacatcacatggaacgaggccctatgaccttgtgggccctggggcgaccgcccccttgcccccactctggctccgctacagcacAGCTTCAGGTGTAATGTGTCAGTGTTGGATGACTGGGTTGGTGCATTaacaacagaaaatcacaaaCTGCACATTTCATTCACTGTGGAGTTTCAAGAGAGAATCAGAATTACTATAATCTGGGGAAAGATCTCAAACTGGAGCTAATAAAATGCTTTTTGGTAGGTCTAtggataaataaaatgaaaactttgaTCTGTTATTTGGTCAACCagaataagtgtaaaattgatgtaCCACAGTCAcccaaaagaaaacaattattGGTCAACTTCATGCAATTCAAACGCTTTTTCTTAAGCTGCAAATAAAGGAGGACAGAGTTTGTGAGTTGGTAAATAGGATTTTTTCCAGATCATTTTTAAACATCAGTGATCCTTTTTAACCACATTCTAGtttaaaatgcacacaaacatgcatttttgACATTCAGTAATTTTGTATTCTGCACATTTTTGAAATGGTCAAACTGAGCACCTTGTGTATGAGCTGCAGAATGGAGCAGTGGGTTGTGCTCCCCCTTCACAGTGAGAAAGCCAATGGGCTCAAAGATTAGCCTGGTCTTCCTTTTCAAAGTTTGCATATGtattctgcatgtgtgtgcataaaTGTCCTCCAGGTACTCTAATTTCCTCCTTTagtccaaaaaacatgcatgtaaaaTCAACTGCTGACCCTAAATTGCTCCTTGGTGTAAATGTCAGCGTCTCTGAttgtctctctgttttccctgtCATGGACTTCAGACCTGTCAACAACCCACAACCTTGCACAGGATAAAGCAgaagggtggatggatggatggatggatggatggatggatggatggatggatggatgatctaTACATGCTATTTGAcagtattctattctattcattgAGATCCGGTGCAACGTGCATGCAGTGTGGAACCAATCGCAACAGTTTGCAAGAGGTTTGATCTGAGTAGGCTCCCGTAGCCTGATACTACGTCACTTCCGGCCCGATCCAGAAACTCCGAATCAGTCAACATGCCGTCGGAGCAGCCCTACGGCCGCGGTCTAACCTGGAGCAAAAGCGAGATCCGCTGCTTCTTGGACATCTGGTCGGATGACTTCATCAGGACCCAGCTGTCCACCAAGCACAAGAACAGCGGCGTGTTCGCGCTGTTCTCCGAGCGGCTCCTGGCGAAGGGCTTCAGCCGCTCCGTGGAGCAGTGCCGCATCAAGGCGAAGAAGCTCCGCCAGGACTACATGCGAGTGCGCAGAGCCCTGGACGAAACGGGCGGCCGGGGGGTCGATCAGAAGCAGCTGATGTGGTTCGACAAGCTGCACAAAATTCTTGGGACGAAGGCAGTTTGCGATCCGGTGGATGTGGTGGAGTCCTATGAGAACCAGCCGACCCCCTTCGTCCCCGCGGACAACACGCGTCCGCCCTCCGCTGGCATGTCCCCGGTGTCCGAGGACACGAGTGTTGACGGTAAGTATCTggaatgttttttcttccttatAGCTAATATCAGGAAGTAGTATAAGATGCATTTTGGTGTTAAAGAAGCTACAGCTTAATAAATACCATCGTCCAATCCTCTGTAGTTTCATCCGCGCGCCCACCACACGTgagccacaacaacaacagtagACACCAAACCTCGAGGAGATGCGTTGGTATCTTAATCTGTACAATTCCAATTTGAATGGATGTAAAGATAGCCAGATATCACATAACTCCCGtgtgaaatatcaaaaatattTGGAAATAATGAAAAGGCCTGTTTGTTGTTATGAGATGTTTATGTTCCTTTATGTTATCAAGCTATTGGCTATTGTATTATTTACTATTTGTATATCCTATCTCTATCATGCGACTGCCATTTTCAATAAATTATATTTCAGATATAAATTGTATTTTGTCACTGAAAATAACAAACTTatgattgtttttactgttcacactttgcgttgttttaatatgaaaagtgctctacaaataaagtttgattgattgattgattgaggtgATGCTTCTCCTCATCGATACTTTTCATTCCTTTACTTCCGCTCTGTTGTGGTGAATTCGCCTTCACTGACCTTTTTTCTCGTCGAGTTGTCACACGTTGTATCTTCTCCTTTTGAGTTTCTCATTTTCTAAAAGGTAACATGCACAGGAGCATGTTCCTTctctttaggtttttttttttttttgcgtgggTCGCCATTTTGACTTTAAGTGCGCATGTGTGCAGCATGTAGATCGACAGGGATGCGTTGACCAGTGCGCATGCATGGAACGTGTACTGACGTGAACCCTAAACGTAGCGAGAATGGGACCAAAATCAAAGTCCAGAGCGGTCAGTAGGTTTAACACCATCAATAAGATATTGGTTCTACAAAGCTACACTGAAATGTGGTTTATATCTTGAGTAAAATTTTGAATAAAATTAATTATTCAAACCCTAAACCGTTATCTAACAGCGCCCATCCTTTCCAAAGATCCACTTTTTTGTGACTGATAcattgtttctgtcttttaaacagGAGTGGAATCAAGTAATTCTTCCAGTACCACTGAATGGACAAACACTGGTACAGATGAAGGAGTGTCTGGGTGTTCCACTGGTCCGACGACGGCTGAGAATACACCTCAGCGACTCATACCAACGAGATTGCCCATTCCTGGAGCACAGGCCCGCAAAAGGAGAGCGAAGTCCTCCAGCACTGACATCGACTTCAGGGAATACATGATTGCCTGTAAGAAGATGATGGCGGACATGATCGCTGCTGAAGAGCGGCACATGGCGAGGGAGGAAGCTGCGTTTGAGAGGCTGCTCCAGGTATTTAGCTCTTACCGTTTTGTGCTTCACCAATTAAAATTCCAGTACTTTAAACTTTTGTCTCATCCTGTAGGCACAAAGAGAAGATTCTGAGAGGACATTTCAGGCCATGTTGGCTCAGCAACAGGCCACCAATCAGATGTTCATGCATCTCATTGGCATACTCACACGGGGAATCAGTTCTTCTCAGCAGTCTTCCTCAGCGACACCAGCTTCGGAGACAGCATCTACATCAACACCGTCCCCCAACGCCTCGTCCACGCCACAGCATAAGCAGGGGGAAGAAGGACTGTCGTACTCTTGCAGCCAGCAGATCAAGGAGGAGTTTGAGGCGATCGACAAGCTGAAAACCGAAGCCGTCAGTAGCTGCTCGTTTCCCGACGGGAGGCTTCAGACAGACAAAACTAATCACGATAAGGAGACTGAGAGCAATCTGACAATGAGAACGAGCGTCGAGGAGAAATCTCATCAGAGTGTTGGTTCACAGGCCGaagacagcagcacacacacgcacaccatcGTCATAAAAGACGAACCTGACCCCAtggactgaaacactgactgcTGGGACTGTGTGCCAGTTGTGTTATAGTTACATTAGTATTTTTATAAGTGGATACAGTAAATACATGTGCACTGAAAATTTCCAGCTGACTTTTTCTTGCCATTCCAAAATGACCAATTATTTACCTCTTCCTGGAAATTGTTGTAATACATGACTTACTCAGATCTTTGCAGCTTCTGCTGTTAGAGCCATTGAATGTATCAAAAATTTTAGGTACCGTACTATGAGAATTACTGGGGCATTTGAAAGCCTTTTTAAAGGACTGTGATTTTTCTATTTGTGTATTAAACCTTTTCTTTCTTGAGAACAATCATTAAAGAACAATTCTTTGTGTATTCTTGTTCAACATTAAAAATATGACAGTTCATatgatttgaaataaattttGAAGTCTATAACTGCTTGGTagttatttcagtttgaataTTCCTTCTAATCTGCATATGTTTTGAGCAAACTGTCACTATGAATTCAAAATACAGTAGTGCCTTTAGAAATCAGatttgaaaatgtcagtttgCTTTTATTCCTCTCCTTCAACCTGTATTCACTGCTGGATACTTTGTGATCATTGCTGCAGTAGTCCACTGGGTGGTGGTCTTTCTAAAGTGACTTATTACTCAGCCATTCAATTCTCCAAATTCCTGAAATTTCCCAtcaaacttcattttaaaaaaaatgtaaaaaaaaaaactgacaactGTATATACGTGGATCAAGTTTCCTTTGATTTATGGAGACATGCTATCAAGTTATCAAGATCAATACCTGGCATGCACGTTTTACTACAGGATGATATTGATCAAAGGCTCAGGTTCTCTTTAGTCCCATGTCAGGAAATGTGTTCATGATATCAGTACAGACCGTTAGAGGTTCTTCAAACATGGCTGGTTGACATTTAGATTAATTATCAAGCATCTGAGCAAATCTAGGAGCTCTTTCTGGGACTCATCCATGCACACTGTAAATACTTCATATTTCCAGGTGGGCCCTTTAAAAGTCACGTGGCAGCATTACACAATCTCCCAGAAATGCTTGGCCATTGCTGTTGTGGGATAATTGGTTGTAGGTGGTCCTGTGATGATGAGGTCGCTGCTGACCTGATTTCACTTCTTACCAGCTGGAATGACTTCAAGTTGATTGGAGTCGCATGAATAGAAGATGAATGAGTAAGATTTGACCattatttcagcaaaattttGCAAGTTTATCGAATATTCAATTAGTCTCCTATTGGTGCACTGGGTTAAATGTTGTTGAATTACTGAGAAgggtacccccccccccaaaaaaagggCCAATTAAAGCTGCAATGAATTGTTCTGACCATCTGTGTGTAAAATAATCAGTCTAGCCAATAACATTATAGAGTTAACGGGTCCCTTCTTAATATCTAAGTGATTATattgatgttttattcatttatttgcttttaatttaCTATCCCTCACTAACTTTTAGGTTTCAAGTGGGTGTtgagaataatttaaaaaacaaaacaaaacaaaaatcttgtTACTCGTTTTGGATTCCAACAGTCATGAATAATGAAACAATATAAGGCGCGAATCACAACGAAGTCTTACATCTGAGTGAAATGAGAGTTGTCGCTGTAGAATCAGTGCATTCGCgttctttttttatgaatgagTTGCGCGTCTCGTGAcctcatcagccaatcagccgcGCGCACCTGCACTCCTTTAATGACCGCGCGCCAGCGAGTCGTCACTACACGTTAAAGCGTGGGGAGCAGCGTAGGGGtgcacagcagctccagccagcGAAGAAGGGTCTGCGGGGCCTTCACACGCACATTCGAGGACTCGTCCCTGTTTCATTTTCACCAGCTCAGCTGCCACGAGCCGCCATGCCGGTGAAGAACTCCGTGGCGGTGGAGCGGCGCACCGACCTGGCCTCGCTCTTCTGCATGATCGGCCGCCACGGTCCGGCCGTGGCGCTGGCGGTCATAGCCATGGTGTCCGTGGTGGCCGGCTTCATCTTCTACAGGAACGTGAGGGGGAAGCGAAGGAAGGCCACGGTGGGAGAAGCGGCCGCGgtgggagccggagccggagccggggcGGAGAGAGACGCGTCGGTGATCGGGACCGATGAGGAGCTGGAgccggagctggagcaggagccGAGCGCGTCAACAGGTAAAAATAACCCACCACGCGTTGCGCAGTTTACAGGTGTCGCCTTTTATTTAGCACTGTTTGTGCGTTAATGTAACGACAGAACCGAGCCTTGCTTCCCTGCATCCAtcctgaggttttttttttgtcattttatgtAACAGTCCAATAAAAGACGCAGTGGACGACCCTGCAGGGTACTGCAGATAGTGTAATCCCATCCCGGATATAAATAAGACTCCGTGCACATCAGACACTCACTACTGGGATCCATTCACAAAATAGCGTCTGATGATCACAATATTCATTAATCTGAATGAGTCTACTTTCAAGATTTAAAGATGTAGacacatttcattgactaaaatCAGGGCAGGATCCAGAAATGTAAGAGTTAAGCTTCAGGGACGCTACCTGATTAAAAATGAAGGCTTCTCtttaatatttatatatctAAGTGGAAATTTGTAGTAGTTCATTTTCTAATCTTCCCATTAGGGAGATTTCCAACAAGTCAGTGGGGTTCATGTGTTTTATAATTAATTATATGGCCCAAAAATCAGCTGTATGGTTCCTACTTGCAGTTTCCCATCAGAGGGATACTGAACATGCATTGGAGCATACAACATTTGTGTTTGAAGAGTTTCCATCATGACAGTCTGAGTTCTTCATGAAATACAGGTAATATGAGAAACTGGTACAGTTTTAACAGTATTCCTCAGCACATTCCAGTACtgcaatatatatatttgagcGCCTAAAAATATTGCAGAGTTTGCTAGATGTAGTGTACAAACTCAAAACTAATCTTATAAGGATTTGGTAATTTAGTTTTCAGCTCTCGGTTTAGATTGTTGGTGTCAACACATcgggggggaggaaaaaataacATGTTGTGCAAGACAGATTTTGGCCAGGTCAAATGAAGCCTGAAAGGAGGGGGGTCAGAAAATCAATAACTGTTGCAAGAATGAATAGATTGTGCTTTGAAGTTATCTGCTGAAAGTATAGAGGTGGACAAGTCAAAGTC is from Salarias fasciatus chromosome 7 unlocalized genomic scaffold, fSalaFa1.1 super_scaffold_4, whole genome shotgun sequence and encodes:
- the LOC115382779 gene encoding heat shock protein 30-like yields the protein MLCSHGLQPVLSPFVDVYLPVRSLRPEVRPLLHQQHLLQRNLQELLGSLQLMDRLQHNFLEQTEPFQTSVAQQPASYQLDKEGDHFGLTLDTQGFSPEELSVRQVGRKLRVSGKTEKKQEDGKGWSSYRLQEFRQEFDLPEGTNPEAVTCCLSPDGKLHIQAAKTPAEEVERELTIRSSSEEETQHSVCSQAEDSSTHTHNDTQDKPEHMD
- the LOC115382778 gene encoding uncharacterized protein LOC115382778; translated protein: MPSEQPYGRGLTWSKSEIRCFLDIWSDDFIRTQLSTKHKNSGVFALFSERLLAKGFSRSVEQCRIKAKKLRQDYMRVRRALDETGGRGVDQKQLMWFDKLHKILGTKAVCDPVDVVESYENQPTPFVPADNTRPPSAGMSPVSEDTSVDGVESSNSSSTTEWTNTGTDEGVSGCSTGPTTAENTPQRLIPTRLPIPGAQARKRRAKSSSTDIDFREYMIACKKMMADMIAAEERHMAREEAAFERLLQAQREDSERTFQAMLAQQQATNQMFMHLIGILTRGISSSQQSSSATPASETASTSTPSPNASSTPQHKQGEEGLSYSCSQQIKEEFEAIDKLKTEAVSSCSFPDGRLQTDKTNHDKETESNLTMRTSVEEKSHQSVGSQAEDSSTHTHTIVIKDEPDPMD
- the LOC115382783 gene encoding heat shock protein 30-like, which translates into the protein MLCSHGLQPVLSPFMDVYLPVRSLRPEVRPLLHQQHLLQRNLQELLGSLQLMDRLQHNFLEQTEPFQTSVALQPASYQLDREGDHFGLTLDARGFSPEELSVRQVGRKLRVSGKTEKKQEDGKGWSSYRLQEFRQEFDLPEGTNLEAVTCCLSPDGKLHIQAAKTPAEEVERELTIRRSSEEETQHSVCSQAEDSSTHTQRHTGQT